In one Mucilaginibacter ginsenosidivorax genomic region, the following are encoded:
- a CDS encoding RagB/SusD family nutrient uptake outer membrane protein — MKNQISTFIYFVGFSCLLLITGSCKKQDAFLDTKPNQALSVPASLGDLQSLLYNEGVFNLNDPALGEMSTDDYYFTDADWASLYLTQEKNTYTWDKEFYDAGSVVLDWNLPYQQVYIANTVLDYLPKISYSASQQTQANQIRGAALFYRSIAFYNLVQTFALPYDVKTAATDLGIPLRLNSDPNITSIRATEQQCYDLVIQDLKISLPLLPVIPVYKTLPSRPAANALLSRVYLAIGDFNNAYKYANDCLSDYNTLVDYNSLNPGTNSYLSSTFLSEDIFHSVLEAYSNDQPNSVSIADTLLYKSYANNDLRKSVFFTPRNGAYYFRGTYDIKGYSFSGIATDEVYLVRAECNARLGNTADAIKDLNTLLVKRWKSNTFIPYTASSSDDALKQILLERRKELLYRGLRWTDLRRLNKDSRFAITLTRNLNGVVYSLPPNDKRYALPIPDNEIQLSGIAQNVR; from the coding sequence ATGAAAAATCAAATATCAACATTTATATATTTTGTGGGTTTTAGTTGCTTGCTTTTGATAACAGGTAGCTGTAAAAAGCAAGATGCTTTTTTGGATACGAAGCCAAATCAGGCGTTGTCCGTCCCTGCAAGCTTAGGTGACTTGCAATCATTACTTTATAACGAAGGAGTATTCAATTTAAATGATCCTGCACTTGGCGAAATGAGTACTGATGATTACTATTTCACTGATGCAGATTGGGCAAGCTTGTACCTAACGCAGGAAAAGAACACTTACACATGGGACAAAGAGTTTTATGACGCAGGTTCGGTCGTTTTGGATTGGAACTTGCCATATCAGCAGGTCTATATCGCAAATACCGTTTTAGACTATTTGCCTAAAATTTCATATTCTGCCAGCCAGCAGACACAGGCCAACCAAATTAGAGGAGCTGCATTGTTTTATCGTTCTATTGCCTTTTATAATCTCGTTCAAACGTTTGCATTGCCTTATGATGTCAAAACGGCAGCAACAGATTTAGGGATTCCTTTACGATTAAATTCTGACCCGAACATTACTTCGATACGGGCAACAGAACAGCAATGTTATGATCTGGTCATTCAAGATTTAAAAATTTCATTGCCACTACTGCCTGTTATACCTGTTTATAAAACTCTTCCTTCAAGACCGGCAGCTAACGCTTTATTGAGCAGGGTATATCTTGCAATAGGTGATTTCAACAATGCTTATAAGTATGCGAATGATTGCCTTTCCGATTATAATACATTGGTGGACTATAACTCCCTAAATCCCGGAACTAATTCTTATTTAAGCAGTACATTTTTGTCGGAAGATATTTTCCATTCCGTTTTGGAAGCGTATTCAAATGATCAGCCTAATTCTGTTTCGATTGCAGACACACTATTGTATAAATCTTATGCAAATAATGATTTGCGTAAGAGTGTGTTTTTTACGCCTCGCAATGGGGCCTATTACTTCCGCGGGACATATGATATAAAAGGGTATTCATTTAGTGGGATTGCTACCGATGAAGTTTATCTTGTTAGAGCTGAATGCAATGCAAGGTTAGGGAATACGGCGGATGCCATCAAAGATCTTAATACATTACTTGTTAAGCGTTGGAAATCAAATACATTTATTCCTTATACCGCCAGTTCTTCTGATGATGCATTAAAGCAGATTCTCCTGGAAAGAAGAAAGGAGTTACTTTATAGAGGGTTACGCTGGACAGACCTGCGAAGACTTAATAAAGATAGCCGGTTCGCAATCACCTTAACCCGAAATCTCAATGGAGTAGTTTATTCATTGCCGCCAAATGATAAACGGTATGCTTTGCCTATACCTGATAATGAAATTCAATTAAGTGGCATTGCACAGAATGTTAGATAA